A genomic segment from Roseibium algicola encodes:
- the katG gene encoding catalase/peroxidase HPI, translating into MDAKVEKTGGCPVMHGGNTAMDKPVTKWWPDALNLDILHQRGARTNPMDPDFDYREAVKGLDHEAVKADVRALMTESQDWWPADWGHYGGLMIRLAWHSAGSYRMQDGRGGAGSGNIRFAPLNSWPDNASLDKARRLLWPVKKKYGNALSWADLIILAGNMAYESMGFKTFGFGFGREDIWGPETDVYWGSEKEWLAPVENRFENADDATSLENPLAAIHMGLIYVNPEGVNGQPDPVRTAAHVRETFKRMAMNDEETAALTCGGHTVGKAHGNRSAEGIGVEPEAAGVESQGFGWANTEQGGKASNAFTSGIEGAWTQFPIQFDMGYFDYLFNYDWELRKSPAGAWQWEPVNMPEDKKPVDASDPSIRRNPMMTDADMGMKMDPVYNEICRKFMADEAYFRDCFARAWFKLTHRDMGPKVNYLGPDVPAEDLIWQDPIPAGSTSYDVDAVKAKIAASGLTAAEMIATAWDSARTFRGSDKRGGANGARIRLAPQKDWEGNEPARLAKVLAKLEPIAAETGASVADVIVLAGNLGVEQAIKAGGFNVSVPFAPGRGDATAEQTDAESFEVLEPLADGFRNWQKKKYVVSPEEMMLDRAQLLGLTAREMTVLVGGLRVLGTNYGGSKHGVFTDREGALTTDFFVNLTDMANSWHPVADGTYEVRDRQLGTLKWTATSADLVFGSNSILRAYAEVYAQDDNNEKFVKDFVEAWTKVMNADRFDLI; encoded by the coding sequence ATGGACGCTAAGGTGGAAAAGACAGGCGGTTGCCCTGTAATGCACGGCGGCAACACGGCGATGGACAAGCCGGTAACGAAATGGTGGCCGGATGCGTTGAACCTCGACATCCTGCACCAGCGCGGTGCGCGCACCAATCCGATGGACCCCGACTTCGACTACCGTGAAGCCGTGAAGGGTCTCGACCACGAGGCAGTCAAGGCCGACGTCCGTGCGCTCATGACCGAAAGCCAGGATTGGTGGCCGGCTGACTGGGGTCACTACGGCGGTCTGATGATCCGCCTGGCATGGCATTCCGCCGGTTCCTACCGCATGCAGGACGGCCGCGGCGGCGCGGGCTCCGGCAATATCCGGTTCGCTCCGCTGAACTCCTGGCCCGACAACGCCAGCCTGGACAAGGCCCGCCGTCTGCTGTGGCCCGTCAAGAAGAAGTACGGCAACGCGCTTTCCTGGGCCGACCTGATCATTCTGGCCGGTAACATGGCTTACGAATCCATGGGTTTCAAAACCTTCGGTTTCGGTTTCGGCCGCGAAGACATCTGGGGTCCGGAAACCGATGTCTACTGGGGCTCGGAAAAGGAATGGCTCGCACCGGTCGAGAACCGTTTTGAAAACGCCGATGATGCGACCTCCCTGGAGAACCCGCTTGCGGCGATCCACATGGGCCTGATCTACGTCAACCCGGAAGGCGTGAATGGCCAGCCGGACCCGGTCAGAACCGCAGCGCATGTTCGCGAAACCTTCAAGCGCATGGCGATGAACGACGAGGAAACCGCGGCATTGACTTGTGGCGGCCACACCGTCGGCAAGGCCCACGGCAACCGGTCTGCTGAAGGAATTGGTGTCGAGCCGGAAGCCGCCGGCGTCGAGTCGCAGGGCTTCGGCTGGGCGAACACCGAACAGGGTGGCAAGGCTTCCAATGCGTTCACCTCCGGTATCGAAGGTGCCTGGACGCAATTCCCGATCCAGTTTGACATGGGCTACTTCGATTACCTGTTCAACTACGACTGGGAACTGCGCAAGTCCCCGGCTGGTGCCTGGCAGTGGGAACCGGTCAACATGCCGGAAGACAAGAAGCCGGTTGATGCATCTGATCCGTCGATCCGCCGGAACCCGATGATGACCGATGCCGACATGGGCATGAAGATGGACCCGGTCTACAACGAGATCTGCCGGAAGTTCATGGCTGACGAAGCCTATTTCCGCGATTGTTTTGCCCGCGCCTGGTTCAAGCTGACCCACCGCGACATGGGCCCGAAGGTCAACTACCTTGGTCCGGACGTTCCGGCTGAAGACCTGATCTGGCAGGACCCGATCCCGGCTGGTTCCACCTCCTACGATGTGGACGCCGTGAAAGCGAAAATCGCAGCCAGTGGCTTGACCGCTGCAGAGATGATCGCAACCGCATGGGACAGCGCCCGGACCTTCCGTGGGTCCGACAAGCGCGGCGGCGCCAATGGGGCGCGCATCCGCCTTGCGCCACAGAAGGACTGGGAAGGCAATGAACCGGCACGTCTCGCCAAGGTTCTGGCCAAGCTCGAGCCGATTGCTGCCGAAACCGGTGCTTCGGTTGCCGATGTAATCGTTCTGGCCGGCAATCTCGGTGTGGAACAGGCAATCAAGGCAGGTGGCTTCAACGTCTCTGTTCCGTTCGCTCCGGGCCGTGGTGACGCAACCGCCGAACAGACGGATGCAGAGTCCTTTGAAGTTCTGGAGCCGCTCGCTGACGGCTTCCGCAACTGGCAGAAGAAGAAATACGTTGTCAGCCCGGAAGAGATGATGCTCGACCGTGCACAGCTCTTGGGCCTGACCGCGCGTGAAATGACTGTCCTAGTGGGTGGCCTGCGCGTGCTGGGCACCAACTACGGTGGTTCCAAGCATGGTGTCTTCACCGACCGTGAAGGTGCCCTGACCACGGACTTCTTCGTCAACCTGACCGACATGGCCAACAGCTGGCATCCGGTTGCTGACGGTACCTACGAAGTGCGCGACCGTCAGCTGGGCACGTTGAAGTGGACCGCAACCAGCGCAGACCTGGTCTTCGGCTCCAATTCCATCCTGCGGGCCTATGCGGAAGTCTACGCTCAGGACGACAACAACGAGAAGTTCGTGAAGGACTTCGTTGAAGCCTGGACCAAGGTCATGAACGCAGACCGGTTCGACCTGATCTAA
- a CDS encoding LysR substrate-binding domain-containing protein: MINITLKQLRYFEALARHGHFGKAAEACAISQPALSMQIKEMEEVLGASLFERGARQIRLTHFGEVAAERARDILRATEELGDLARASRERLVGRLRIGVIPTVAPYLLPSVVGALTRSYPELDIHVRETVTPNLIDELDEGRLDTAIVALPVSEGTLAETALFSERFVLVRSAREANAPMPSADSLREMRLLLLEEGHCFRDQALSFCNLQSGPPREVLDASSLSTLVQMVSAGMGVTLIPEMAVPVETRSASVAISRFEAPEPTRTIGMVWRRRSPLAGQLTEIADIVRRSAEGLTALRDQPAIS, from the coding sequence ATGATCAATATCACCCTCAAACAGTTGCGCTATTTCGAGGCCCTCGCCCGGCACGGTCATTTCGGCAAGGCAGCCGAGGCCTGCGCCATTTCGCAGCCGGCGCTGTCCATGCAGATCAAGGAAATGGAGGAAGTGCTCGGCGCGAGCTTGTTCGAACGCGGGGCCAGACAAATCCGCCTGACACATTTTGGTGAAGTTGCCGCCGAGCGTGCCCGCGACATCCTGCGGGCCACCGAGGAGCTGGGTGACCTTGCCAGGGCATCACGCGAAAGGCTTGTCGGGCGGCTGCGCATCGGCGTCATTCCGACTGTCGCCCCCTATCTTCTGCCGAGCGTTGTCGGAGCATTGACCAGGAGCTATCCGGAGCTGGACATTCATGTACGCGAGACAGTGACGCCGAACCTGATCGACGAGCTGGACGAAGGCCGCCTCGACACGGCGATTGTGGCCTTGCCGGTTTCCGAAGGCACGCTTGCCGAAACGGCCCTTTTCAGCGAGCGCTTCGTGCTGGTGCGCTCGGCGCGGGAAGCCAACGCACCAATGCCGAGCGCCGACAGCCTGCGCGAGATGCGGTTGCTTTTGTTGGAGGAAGGCCATTGTTTTCGCGATCAGGCCCTGTCCTTCTGCAACCTGCAATCCGGCCCGCCGCGCGAAGTGCTGGACGCAAGTTCTCTTTCAACACTGGTCCAGATGGTCAGTGCGGGGATGGGTGTCACCCTGATTCCGGAAATGGCCGTTCCCGTGGAGACCCGATCCGCATCGGTGGCAATCTCGCGTTTTGAAGCCCCCGAACCGACCCGGACAATCGGCATGGTCTGGCGTAGAAGGAGCCCGCTGGCAGGCCAGCTCACCGAGATCGCCGATATCGTCAGGCGGTCAGCAGAAGGACTGACGGCCTTGCGAGACCAGCCGGCTATCAGCTGA
- a CDS encoding MFS transporter, translating into MLVRDRAFFASMFLTVLADQILLFLVPLVIFQITGDVAWSGLAFFFETLPRYLTFPVAGILCDRFSPILLLRISRILRAVACIVGIAGQLAFGGVWWLIGLSAVVGIFTTQGMLALEMVLVRAFSDQRFEKVASYGQLASQMGVVLGPLVAAYLMAFWPWQAVVVLATVLFVLADLAFYFWPGQARMEDAPGRRVSRHPVADLKHALKLVWTLPGLTRAILQAAGVNLIIGATLATAAAMMTGFFSQSEQVYAWLQVGGALATLAVLTLTAHVAFSLKTLGVTAYGLICAGAVLTGLGAHPLIYAAGFLLIAGFDKMFNIYVRTLRKEIIPPEEFGKTTGVIICLNNLSQPLAGLIVAIFAAGDDARAVLLGLAGAMAVLGVMTFRRAATQS; encoded by the coding sequence ATGCTCGTCCGCGACCGCGCCTTTTTCGCGTCCATGTTCCTGACGGTTCTGGCCGACCAGATCCTCCTGTTTCTGGTGCCGCTGGTGATCTTCCAGATAACCGGCGATGTCGCCTGGTCCGGCCTTGCCTTCTTCTTCGAAACCTTGCCGCGCTATCTGACATTTCCAGTCGCAGGAATTCTGTGTGACCGGTTCTCGCCGATCCTGCTGCTGCGTATCAGCCGCATCCTGCGGGCTGTGGCCTGTATTGTCGGTATAGCCGGTCAGCTTGCATTTGGTGGGGTCTGGTGGCTGATCGGGCTTTCTGCCGTTGTCGGCATTTTCACGACGCAGGGCATGCTGGCGCTGGAAATGGTGCTTGTACGTGCCTTCTCCGACCAGCGTTTCGAAAAAGTGGCGAGTTACGGACAGCTCGCCTCGCAAATGGGCGTCGTGCTCGGTCCGTTGGTCGCCGCCTACCTCATGGCGTTCTGGCCCTGGCAGGCAGTGGTCGTGCTGGCAACGGTCCTGTTTGTGTTGGCCGATCTTGCGTTTTACTTCTGGCCCGGTCAGGCGCGAATGGAAGACGCTCCAGGCAGGCGTGTTTCGCGCCATCCCGTGGCGGACCTCAAACACGCGCTCAAGCTGGTCTGGACATTGCCGGGCCTGACGCGGGCAATCCTGCAGGCCGCCGGCGTCAACCTGATCATTGGCGCGACGTTGGCAACGGCTGCCGCCATGATGACGGGCTTTTTCAGCCAAAGCGAACAGGTCTACGCCTGGCTTCAGGTCGGCGGAGCCCTGGCGACACTTGCCGTCCTGACGCTGACCGCACATGTCGCCTTCAGCCTGAAGACCCTCGGCGTTACGGCTTACGGGTTGATCTGCGCGGGGGCCGTGCTGACAGGCCTTGGAGCCCATCCGCTGATCTATGCGGCAGGTTTCCTGCTGATTGCCGGGTTCGACAAGATGTTCAACATCTATGTGCGCACCTTGCGAAAGGAGATCATACCGCCGGAGGAATTCGGCAAGACAACCGGCGTGATCATCTGCCTCAACAATCTGTCGCAGCCGCTGGCGGGCCTCATCGTTGCCATCTTCGCAGCTGGAGACGACGCAAGGGCCGTCCTGCTTGGCCTTGCCGGCGCAATGGCAGTGCTGGGCGTCATGACATTCCGGCGCGCCGCCACGCAGTCGTAA
- a CDS encoding class I SAM-dependent methyltransferase: MATTWTNEMPSSAGFWSKAARKYAASPIRNQEAYEKTLERTTEHLGPQDSVLELGCGTGSTALLLAGNVRSYLATDFASGMIEIAQAKLKVGPDTEDHPQGLKFAVADVFSDKVEPGETGYDAILAYNFLHLVENAEDTLSRIHHLLKPGGLYISKTVCLKRRAWLFAPLVKVMQLVGKAPFVRFFSFDILEDSIRSAGFEIIETGTYPAPYSRFVVARKL; this comes from the coding sequence ATGGCGACAACATGGACCAATGAAATGCCGTCATCTGCCGGTTTCTGGAGCAAGGCTGCGCGCAAATATGCTGCGTCTCCAATCCGCAACCAGGAAGCTTACGAAAAGACGCTGGAGCGTACGACGGAACATCTGGGGCCGCAGGACAGTGTTCTGGAACTGGGCTGCGGCACAGGGTCGACGGCGCTTTTGTTGGCCGGCAATGTCAGGTCTTATCTTGCCACCGATTTCGCCAGCGGCATGATCGAGATTGCACAGGCGAAATTGAAAGTTGGGCCGGATACCGAAGATCATCCGCAAGGGTTGAAGTTTGCCGTTGCCGATGTCTTCAGCGACAAGGTCGAGCCGGGGGAAACCGGGTACGATGCCATCCTTGCCTACAACTTCCTGCATCTGGTGGAAAACGCCGAGGATACCCTGTCCCGCATTCATCATCTCCTGAAACCGGGTGGGCTGTACATTTCCAAGACCGTTTGCCTGAAAAGGCGCGCGTGGCTGTTTGCTCCCCTCGTCAAGGTGATGCAACTGGTTGGCAAGGCGCCTTTTGTCCGTTTCTTTTCCTTCGACATACTGGAAGATAGCATCCGGTCGGCAGGGTTCGAAATCATCGAGACAGGAACCTATCCTGCACCCTACAGCCGCTTTGTCGTGGCAAGGAAGCTCTGA
- a CDS encoding LysR family transcriptional regulator — protein MNWQTITFDWNQARAFLVTAEEGSLSAAARALGLTQPTLSRQVAALEQTLGVTLFERVSKSLILTEAGIELADHVRAMGDAASRISLAASGKSQQVEGLVTVSTTDLMAAHLLPDILRELRKKAPGVEVKVLCTNSLSDLRRREADIAIRHVEPDHPDLYARKLRAAPARIFGARSLVEQFGRPLTRDDAPDLDFIGFDNNEELVGYLRAFGLKVTEANIRLGSPSGVVAWEFVRQGLGLAIMADEIAARFPEIVPAFSDIEPVSFPIWLVTHRELHTSQRIRVVFDHLAEGLLKAKLAKI, from the coding sequence ATGAACTGGCAGACCATCACATTCGACTGGAACCAGGCCCGTGCGTTCCTGGTAACGGCGGAGGAAGGGTCTCTCTCCGCAGCTGCCCGAGCACTCGGACTGACCCAACCCACGCTCAGCCGGCAGGTGGCAGCGCTTGAGCAGACACTTGGCGTGACCCTGTTCGAGCGTGTGTCGAAGAGCCTGATCCTCACGGAAGCCGGGATCGAACTGGCTGATCATGTGCGCGCCATGGGCGACGCGGCCAGCCGGATATCCCTTGCGGCATCCGGCAAATCACAGCAAGTCGAAGGACTGGTCACTGTTTCCACGACGGATCTGATGGCAGCTCATCTCTTGCCCGATATTTTGCGTGAGCTGCGCAAAAAGGCACCGGGCGTGGAAGTGAAAGTGCTTTGTACCAACAGCCTGAGCGACTTGCGCCGACGCGAAGCCGATATTGCCATTCGACATGTCGAACCGGACCATCCTGACCTTTATGCCCGCAAACTGCGCGCAGCCCCGGCCCGCATCTTCGGCGCCAGATCACTGGTTGAACAATTCGGCCGCCCCCTGACGAGGGACGATGCACCAGATCTCGATTTTATCGGCTTCGACAACAACGAAGAGCTGGTCGGCTACCTGCGCGCCTTCGGCCTGAAGGTGACCGAGGCCAATATTCGCCTTGGCTCCCCCAGCGGTGTGGTCGCCTGGGAATTCGTCCGCCAGGGCCTCGGTCTGGCCATCATGGCGGATGAAATCGCTGCCCGGTTCCCCGAGATCGTTCCCGCCTTTTCCGATATCGAACCGGTTTCGTTTCCAATCTGGCTGGTCACCCACCGCGAACTTCACACCAGCCAGAGGATCCGCGTAGTGTTCGATCATCTGGCGGAAGGTTTGCTGAAGGCCAAGCTCGCCAAGATATAG
- a CDS encoding tetratricopeptide repeat protein: MSEYFDLGRYTRVVTSIPEAQVWFDRGLVWLFAYNHEEAIVCFEKAVAADPACALAHWGIAYGIGPNYNKAWEIFTPEEKGPALARAHAALATAKALKEARPVERALIEALASRYPTDPEIEDYQPFNDGFAEAMKPVYEANREDLDVACIYAEALMNRTPWQLWDFHTGVPNPEGSTTEAVAVLEHAFERLPGAWDHPGLLHMYIHLMEMSPHPEKALRHGDRLKDLVPDAGHLVHMGTHIDVLCGDYQNVLYRNLAAAKVDDKFKAYAGPANFYALYRIHNLHFAFYGAMFLGRKAAAVEAVERLRDEVPDEVVRSYPDVFETFVAAAPHVYIRFGMWPEILELDQPADKELYVTTNALIYYAKAIALANLGRHDEAQSAMADFTAAYAQVPDSRMLFNNTARDVLAVAEEMMKGEVSFKAGRKEEGLAHLRTAVDLDDGLQYEEPWSWPQPTRHALGALLMEAGKYEEAEAVYRADLGLDGKLPRPSQHPRNVWALHGLHECLVRRSEKVELPHVKLLLDQAIARADIPIRASCLCRAKAA; the protein is encoded by the coding sequence ATGTCAGAGTATTTTGATCTCGGCCGCTATACGCGTGTCGTGACGTCAATACCGGAAGCGCAAGTCTGGTTTGACCGCGGTCTGGTCTGGCTATTTGCCTATAATCACGAAGAGGCGATTGTCTGTTTCGAAAAGGCGGTGGCGGCCGACCCGGCCTGTGCGTTGGCTCACTGGGGCATCGCTTACGGTATCGGTCCGAATTACAACAAGGCCTGGGAAATCTTCACGCCTGAGGAAAAGGGGCCTGCGCTGGCACGAGCACATGCAGCGCTGGCCACCGCAAAGGCACTGAAGGAGGCCAGGCCGGTGGAGCGTGCGCTGATCGAGGCCCTGGCGTCGCGTTATCCCACAGATCCGGAAATCGAAGACTATCAGCCCTTCAACGATGGCTTCGCGGAAGCGATGAAACCCGTTTACGAAGCCAACAGGGAAGATCTGGATGTCGCGTGCATCTATGCAGAGGCCTTGATGAACCGCACGCCCTGGCAATTGTGGGATTTCCACACGGGCGTGCCGAACCCTGAAGGTTCCACCACCGAGGCCGTGGCTGTTCTGGAACATGCATTTGAGAGGTTGCCGGGCGCCTGGGATCATCCTGGGCTCTTGCATATGTACATTCACCTGATGGAAATGTCGCCGCACCCGGAAAAGGCTTTGCGCCATGGCGACAGGCTGAAGGATCTGGTTCCGGATGCCGGGCATCTTGTGCACATGGGAACGCATATCGATGTCTTGTGCGGCGACTATCAGAATGTGCTCTACCGAAATCTTGCGGCAGCCAAGGTCGACGACAAGTTCAAGGCTTACGCTGGCCCGGCGAATTTCTATGCGCTGTACCGGATCCACAATCTGCATTTCGCATTCTACGGCGCCATGTTTCTTGGTAGAAAAGCCGCCGCGGTGGAGGCTGTCGAGCGATTGCGCGACGAGGTGCCCGACGAAGTTGTTCGATCGTATCCGGACGTTTTCGAAACCTTCGTGGCCGCCGCACCGCATGTCTACATCCGGTTCGGAATGTGGCCTGAAATCCTTGAGCTCGATCAGCCGGCGGACAAGGAGCTCTATGTCACCACCAACGCGTTGATCTACTACGCGAAGGCCATCGCTCTGGCCAACCTCGGCCGTCATGACGAAGCCCAGTCCGCCATGGCGGATTTCACCGCGGCTTATGCGCAGGTGCCCGATAGCCGGATGCTCTTCAACAACACCGCAAGGGATGTCCTTGCCGTTGCAGAGGAAATGATGAAGGGGGAGGTGTCCTTCAAGGCTGGACGGAAGGAAGAAGGACTTGCCCATCTTCGCACTGCCGTCGACCTGGACGACGGGCTTCAATACGAAGAGCCGTGGTCCTGGCCACAGCCAACGCGCCATGCCTTGGGCGCGCTCCTGATGGAAGCCGGCAAATATGAGGAAGCCGAGGCGGTCTACCGCGCGGATCTCGGATTGGACGGCAAACTGCCGCGCCCGAGCCAGCATCCACGCAATGTTTGGGCGTTGCACGGATTGCATGAATGTCTGGTAAGGCGTTCGGAGAAGGTGGAGCTGCCGCACGTCAAGCTTCTGCTCGACCAAGCCATCGCGCGTGCGGACATTCCGATCCGGGCAAGCTGCCTCTGCCGGGCGAAGGCCGCGTAA
- a CDS encoding phospholipase → MLHRFLNSRPACLIRNLLLCGVLAYAGTAGAAWAEALKPYKDGLFRYKKVSETLYDGDFIVVEYSKQRDLRDRDEVDERRVYGNYVSYKPKRGRGSGELKANGRVVEFMGTGNWKGGANAIVIYIHGQGGNRFQGMNDVSFGGNFNRVQNLMVRNGGAYLTVDIKNFDNRGTADVAALIQYQKQLSPRAKVVVACGSMGGIICWNLVKNANYASMLSGILLLGSPKDPNFLSSGALGRNVPIYMGQGTLDQVYNWEDQANFFKQIKTRAPNYPIKFTLFDTGTHGTPIRMTDWRLILNWMLG, encoded by the coding sequence ATGCTGCACCGATTTCTCAACTCCCGCCCGGCCTGCTTGATCCGGAACCTTCTGCTTTGCGGGGTGTTGGCATATGCGGGCACGGCAGGGGCGGCGTGGGCTGAGGCCCTTAAGCCTTACAAGGATGGGCTGTTCAGATACAAGAAGGTCTCAGAAACGCTCTATGATGGCGATTTTATCGTCGTTGAATATTCCAAACAGCGAGACCTGCGCGATCGCGACGAAGTCGACGAACGCAGGGTCTACGGCAACTACGTCTCCTACAAACCGAAGCGGGGCCGTGGCAGCGGAGAACTGAAAGCCAACGGCCGGGTTGTCGAATTCATGGGCACCGGCAACTGGAAGGGCGGTGCCAATGCCATCGTGATCTACATTCACGGGCAGGGCGGCAACCGCTTTCAGGGCATGAACGACGTTTCGTTCGGTGGCAACTTCAACCGCGTTCAGAACCTGATGGTCAGGAACGGCGGCGCCTACCTGACCGTCGACATAAAGAACTTCGACAATCGCGGCACGGCGGATGTGGCAGCCCTGATCCAGTATCAGAAGCAGCTGTCGCCGCGTGCCAAGGTCGTGGTTGCCTGCGGTTCCATGGGCGGCATCATCTGCTGGAACCTGGTAAAGAACGCCAATTATGCCAGCATGCTTTCCGGCATCCTGCTGCTTGGCTCACCGAAGGATCCCAACTTCCTGTCTTCAGGTGCACTCGGGCGCAACGTGCCGATTTATATGGGGCAGGGGACGCTCGACCAGGTCTACAATTGGGAAGATCAGGCGAACTTCTTCAAACAGATCAAGACCAGGGCGCCGAACTATCCGATCAAGTTCACGCTGTTCGATACAGGCACCCACGGCACCCCCATCCGCATGACCGACTGGCGCCTGATACTCAACTGGATGCTGGGTTAG
- a CDS encoding ParA family protein: MPVISFANAKGGAGKTTAALLLATEVAARGKRVTIFDADPQKWISKWYELPRKSPGINVVSEISPASITEQITLAAETSDYVIVDLEGTENLIVANALSVSDLVVVPIQGSSMDARGGAKILTLIKKLEKIVRHDIKHCVVLTRTNAAVTTRAMKAVQDFLSAQNIDVLMTPIVERAAFRDLFEFGGGLSGLDTSLVSGVGKARENASLYAAEILERAITVPRKRWYNVFKRAS; encoded by the coding sequence ATGCCAGTCATTTCCTTCGCAAACGCAAAGGGCGGCGCCGGAAAAACCACGGCGGCTCTGCTGCTGGCGACAGAAGTCGCAGCACGGGGAAAGCGTGTCACGATCTTTGATGCGGACCCGCAGAAATGGATCTCGAAGTGGTACGAGTTGCCACGCAAGAGCCCGGGCATCAACGTCGTCAGCGAAATTTCGCCGGCCTCCATTACAGAGCAGATCACACTTGCCGCCGAAACGTCCGACTATGTGATTGTCGATCTTGAAGGAACCGAAAACCTCATCGTCGCCAACGCACTTTCAGTGTCCGACCTTGTGGTCGTGCCGATCCAGGGCTCTTCGATGGATGCGCGCGGTGGCGCCAAGATCCTGACCCTGATCAAGAAGCTGGAAAAGATCGTCCGCCACGACATCAAGCATTGCGTGGTTCTGACCCGTACCAATGCCGCGGTGACAACGCGTGCCATGAAGGCGGTCCAGGACTTCCTTTCCGCCCAGAATATCGACGTTCTTATGACCCCGATTGTGGAACGCGCCGCGTTCCGCGATCTCTTCGAATTCGGTGGCGGCCTCTCCGGCCTCGACACGTCGCTGGTCTCCGGTGTCGGCAAGGCCCGGGAAAACGCTTCGCTTTATGCCGCGGAAATCCTCGAACGGGCTATCACCGTTCCCAGGAAGCGCTGGTACAACGTGTTCAAGCGGGCGAGTTGA
- a CDS encoding HlyD family secretion protein gives MSTPRLRSVLAATVCLFAAGCYGEDGNVALGNLERDRVALTATANEVLVELPVPQGTFVKKGTVLAQLDPAEQQAIVAQAKAEVQKAKANLVKLENGARDEEIAKARAAVAGAKAELEDAQASFGRYDDLTGRGTTSQAQLDSAKAARDAADATLKSAQEQLKELVAGTRPEDLDIAKAELEAAQASLATQEKILSDLTITASRDGTLDNLPWNLGERVTVGSPVVVMLAGDAPYARVYVPEPHRVKVKQGDKLEVRIDGLDKPIEGTVRWISSEASFTPYYALNQSERARLMYVAEVQLPDSASDLPNGVPAQVVLP, from the coding sequence ATGTCTACACCTCGTCTGCGCAGTGTCCTCGCAGCCACCGTGTGCCTGTTTGCTGCCGGTTGTTACGGTGAAGACGGGAATGTTGCCCTTGGAAACCTCGAGCGAGACAGGGTCGCACTGACAGCAACAGCAAATGAGGTTCTGGTCGAGTTGCCTGTGCCACAAGGGACCTTCGTCAAGAAGGGCACCGTTCTGGCTCAGCTGGACCCGGCCGAACAGCAGGCCATCGTCGCCCAGGCGAAGGCGGAGGTGCAGAAGGCCAAGGCCAATCTCGTGAAGCTTGAAAACGGCGCCCGCGACGAGGAGATAGCCAAGGCTCGCGCGGCCGTAGCGGGTGCGAAAGCGGAGCTGGAAGATGCGCAGGCTTCGTTCGGGCGCTACGACGACCTGACCGGACGCGGCACCACAAGCCAGGCACAGCTCGACAGTGCCAAGGCTGCGCGCGATGCAGCCGACGCGACCCTGAAAAGTGCGCAGGAACAACTGAAGGAGCTTGTCGCCGGCACAAGACCGGAAGACCTCGACATAGCCAAGGCCGAACTGGAGGCCGCCCAGGCAAGCCTCGCCACCCAGGAAAAGATCCTGTCCGATCTGACCATTACTGCCTCGCGTGATGGCACGCTCGATAACCTTCCCTGGAACCTTGGAGAACGGGTGACGGTCGGCAGTCCGGTCGTTGTGATGCTGGCCGGCGATGCACCCTATGCCCGCGTCTATGTTCCCGAACCGCACCGGGTGAAGGTCAAGCAGGGCGACAAGCTGGAGGTGCGAATTGACGGCCTCGACAAGCCGATCGAAGGCACTGTGCGCTGGATCAGCTCCGAAGCTTCCTTCACGCCCTACTACGCGCTCAATCAATCCGAGCGCGCCCGGTTGATGTATGTCGCCGAAGTGCAGTTGCCCGACAGCGCCAGCGACCTGCCAAACGGCGTTCCGGCCCAGGTCGTTCTGCCGTGA